Proteins encoded within one genomic window of Atribacterota bacterium:
- the rpiB gene encoding ribose 5-phosphate isomerase B, protein MNNIAIASDHGGYDLKSEIIEYLKKMGYTYKDFGCNDKKSVHYPDYADKVSRAVSKKEYECGILICGTGIGMSIAANKVTGIRASLCHDTFSARMAREHNNANVLTMGGRVIGIGLARDIVQTWLTTDFSQEDRHITRLNKIEEIFNNR, encoded by the coding sequence ATGAATAATATTGCTATTGCCAGTGACCATGGTGGATATGATTTAAAGAGCGAGATAATAGAATACTTAAAAAAAATGGGATATACCTATAAGGACTTTGGCTGTAACGATAAAAAATCTGTTCACTATCCGGATTATGCTGACAAGGTCAGCAGGGCAGTGTCAAAGAAAGAATATGAATGCGGGATATTGATATGTGGTACAGGGATTGGGATGTCCATTGCTGCCAATAAAGTAACAGGCATCAGGGCTTCTTTGTGTCATGATACCTTTTCTGCCAGGATGGCGCGAGAGCATAATAATGCTAATGTTTTAACCATGGGAGGAAGAGTAATTGGAATAGGATTAGCCCGGGATATTGTTCAAACATGGCTAACAACCGATTTTAGTCAGGAAGACCGTCATATTACCCGCTTGAATAAAATTGAAGAAATTTTTAATAACAGATAA
- a CDS encoding low molecular weight protein arginine phosphatase: MNKKTILFVCTGNTCRSVMAQALFQKAKQELSPELVYHSDSAGIAAFKGDAPTEEAILCMAKRGLDISCYRSKPVDKKLLVDSFLVLTMTSSQKSYLLYKYPPDSKKIHLFRDYCQNNNDITNMDIEDPFGKSFSFYEEVCDKLEENIYKLIKRLREE; the protein is encoded by the coding sequence TTGAATAAGAAAACCATATTGTTTGTATGTACTGGAAATACCTGCCGGAGTGTAATGGCACAAGCTTTATTCCAGAAAGCTAAGCAGGAATTATCACCGGAATTAGTATATCACTCTGATTCGGCCGGGATTGCTGCATTTAAGGGTGATGCTCCAACCGAAGAAGCTATTTTATGTATGGCAAAACGTGGATTAGATATAAGTTGTTACAGATCTAAACCGGTAGACAAAAAATTACTGGTTGATTCCTTTCTTGTTTTAACCATGACATCCAGCCAAAAAAGCTACCTCTTGTATAAGTACCCTCCGGATTCAAAAAAGATACATTTATTTAGAGATTATTGCCAGAATAACAACGATATCACTAATATGGATATTGAAGACCCATTTGGCAAAAGCTTCTCTTTTTATGAAGAAGTGTGTGATAAATTAGAGGAAAATATTTATAAATTAATTAAAAGATTAAGAGAGGAATAA
- the prmC gene encoding peptide chain release factor N(5)-glutamine methyltransferase yields the protein MDKKISAILKEGEIRLTKSGNNRAAEESILLLSYLLNKSRFNILFNRSLSLSPKDIQTYYDWIDSRSKGMPLQYITGFQNFMGLEFKVEKGIFIPRPETEILVEKIINIISLMPDKVELCFLDVGTGSGIIPVTICNHFQNSRKNIHFYAVDISAKAIILATENAHRLKCAEKITFCHGNMFDCIKNLNREILFDGIISNPPYIPREELDNLPDEIYYHEPVKALDGGEKGLDYYQEIISKTPQFLKQEKSFLAFEIGHNQQKDISEMIKKSGFFKEYLSVIQDYYHNDRVILAYTK from the coding sequence ATGGATAAAAAAATAAGTGCAATCTTAAAAGAAGGAGAGATAAGACTTACAAAAAGCGGAAATAATAGGGCTGCAGAAGAATCTATTCTACTATTAAGCTACCTTTTGAATAAGAGTAGATTTAATATATTATTTAACCGTTCATTATCCCTTTCACCAAAAGATATTCAGACTTATTATGATTGGATAGACAGCAGGTCCAAAGGTATGCCGTTGCAATATATTACAGGATTCCAAAATTTTATGGGTTTAGAGTTTAAAGTAGAAAAGGGTATATTTATTCCTCGCCCGGAAACAGAGATACTTGTTGAAAAAATTATTAATATAATTTCATTAATGCCTGATAAAGTAGAGTTATGCTTTCTGGATGTAGGAACAGGCTCTGGTATTATTCCGGTTACTATTTGTAATCATTTTCAAAACAGCAGGAAAAATATCCATTTTTATGCAGTTGATATTTCAGCAAAAGCTATTATATTAGCAACAGAAAATGCTCACAGGCTTAAATGTGCAGAAAAAATAACTTTTTGTCACGGAAATATGTTTGATTGCATAAAGAATTTGAACAGAGAAATACTCTTTGACGGGATAATATCAAATCCGCCCTATATTCCCAGAGAAGAATTGGATAATCTGCCGGATGAAATATATTATCATGAACCTGTAAAAGCATTAGACGGAGGCGAAAAAGGTTTGGATTATTATCAGGAAATTATTTCCAAAACCCCTCAATTCCTAAAACAGGAAAAAAGTTTTCTTGCATTCGAAATAGGACATAACCAGCAAAAAGACATATCTGAAATGATTAAAAAAAGTGGATTTTTTAAAGAATATTTATCTGTAATTCAGGATTATTATCACAATGACAGAGTGATTTTAGCTTACACAAAATAG
- the prfA gene encoding peptide chain release factor 1 produces MIRELEELKKEYEELNKQLSDPKIIADQEQFQKLARRHSEIARTVQLYSKYKNVKKEIEESNELKKGEVDEELNEMINEEIASLSKEKDQLEEDLNELLYPEDPRNKKDIIVEIRAGAGGDEAALFVNDLFRMYSRFAERNRWKVEIMNSNSTEIGGFKEIIFGISGENVFGNLKQESGVHRVQRIPVTESGGRIHTSTVTVAILPEAEDIEMEINPNDIKIDRFRSTGPGGQSVNTTDSAVRVTHIPTGIVVTCQDEKSQHKNKEKALKVLRARLFDRLQSEQNEKIDKQRKKQVGTGDRSERIRTYNFPQNRITDHRINKNFHNLEEMLDGNMDDLIASFKEAK; encoded by the coding sequence ATGATTAGAGAATTAGAAGAACTGAAAAAAGAATATGAAGAACTGAATAAGCAGCTTTCTGATCCGAAAATAATCGCTGATCAGGAACAATTTCAAAAATTAGCAAGAAGACATAGTGAGATTGCCAGAACTGTACAGCTCTATTCTAAATATAAAAATGTTAAAAAAGAAATAGAAGAGAGCAATGAACTTAAAAAAGGAGAGGTTGATGAAGAATTAAATGAGATGATTAATGAAGAAATTGCCTCTCTGAGTAAAGAAAAAGACCAGCTTGAGGAAGATCTTAATGAATTATTATACCCGGAAGACCCAAGAAACAAGAAAGATATCATTGTTGAAATAAGAGCCGGGGCAGGAGGAGATGAAGCTGCTCTATTTGTTAATGATTTATTTCGCATGTATTCCCGTTTTGCTGAAAGGAATCGTTGGAAGGTAGAAATTATGAATTCCAATTCTACTGAAATTGGCGGGTTTAAAGAAATTATTTTTGGTATTTCGGGAGAGAACGTATTTGGGAATTTAAAACAGGAAAGTGGTGTTCACCGTGTTCAAAGAATCCCTGTAACTGAATCAGGAGGCCGAATTCATACATCCACTGTTACTGTTGCTATTCTACCGGAAGCTGAAGATATAGAGATGGAAATAAATCCTAATGACATAAAAATTGATCGTTTTCGTTCAACAGGGCCAGGTGGGCAAAGCGTAAATACAACTGATTCAGCTGTCAGGGTGACCCACATACCCACAGGTATAGTGGTAACCTGCCAGGATGAAAAATCGCAACACAAAAATAAAGAGAAAGCATTAAAAGTATTAAGAGCCAGGCTCTTTGATAGACTTCAGTCAGAACAAAACGAGAAAATTGACAAACAAAGGAAGAAACAGGTTGGAACAGGTGACCGGAGTGAGAGAATCAGAACATATAATTTCCCGCAAAACCGCATTACTGACCATCGAATAAATAAAAACTTTCATAATCTTGAAGAGATGCTTGATGGTAATATGGATGATTTAATTGCTTCTTTTAAAGAAGCAAAATAG
- the thyX gene encoding FAD-dependent thymidylate synthase, translating into MRVQIINYSKNIEKMVAQAARLCYSSRNINEIAESMDKNMQDRMIKKIMKLGHYSVLEHVSFTFGIEDISRTCSHQLVRHRIASFSQRSQRYVKFGSGDEKQFVIPHNIKNNNNLLQKFKDLTAKSFELYQEMIEKDIPAEDARYILPQAIGTSIIFTANARELIHFFRLRCCNRAQWEIRELAIAMLELVRKEAPLIFKDAGPPCLIGPCPEGEMSCGKPWHREN; encoded by the coding sequence ATGAGAGTACAGATTATAAATTATTCCAAAAACATTGAAAAGATGGTCGCCCAGGCCGCTCGTCTTTGTTATTCTTCCAGAAATATTAATGAAATAGCAGAATCAATGGATAAGAACATGCAGGACAGGATGATTAAGAAGATAATGAAATTAGGGCATTATTCTGTTTTAGAACATGTTTCCTTTACTTTTGGCATAGAGGATATTTCCCGTACTTGTTCACATCAATTGGTTCGGCACCGTATTGCTTCTTTTTCCCAGAGAAGCCAGAGATATGTAAAGTTTGGCTCCGGTGATGAGAAACAGTTTGTTATACCCCATAATATAAAAAATAACAATAACTTATTACAGAAATTTAAAGATCTCACTGCTAAAAGTTTTGAGTTATATCAGGAAATGATTGAAAAGGATATACCGGCTGAAGATGCTCGCTATATTTTGCCTCAGGCAATCGGTACCAGTATTATATTTACAGCAAATGCAAGAGAGCTGATACACTTTTTTAGATTACGATGTTGCAACAGGGCTCAATGGGAAATAAGAGAATTGGCAATTGCTATGTTAGAATTAGTTAGAAAAGAAGCCCCTTTAATCTTTAAAGATGCAGGCCCTCCTTGCTTGATAGGACCATGTCCGGAGGGTGAAATGTCCTGCGGGAAACCCTGGCATAGAGAGAATTAA
- a CDS encoding thymidine kinase: MHETCDGGSIEVISGSMFSGKSEELIRRIRRVQIARKKVEIFKPIIDNRYNSRFIYSHNGNKVEANCVRDIKEISNKIQDDIDVVAIDEVQFFDEEIIRVVQLLADEGKRVIIAGLDQDFRGEPFGPMPQLLAIAEYVDKLYAICMVCGRPATRTQRLVNGKPADYNDPIILVGAKESYEARCRQHHQVANKPVKRIY; the protein is encoded by the coding sequence ATGCACGAGACCTGTGATGGTGGTAGTATTGAAGTAATCAGTGGTAGTATGTTTAGCGGTAAGAGTGAAGAACTGATTAGAAGAATCAGACGTGTTCAGATTGCCAGAAAAAAGGTTGAAATATTTAAACCGATAATTGATAACCGTTATAATTCCAGATTCATTTATTCTCATAACGGTAACAAGGTTGAAGCTAATTGTGTTAGAGATATAAAGGAAATATCAAATAAAATTCAGGATGATATTGATGTAGTTGCAATCGATGAAGTCCAGTTTTTTGATGAAGAGATTATTAGAGTGGTTCAATTACTGGCAGATGAAGGTAAGCGGGTTATTATTGCCGGACTTGACCAGGACTTTCGGGGTGAACCTTTTGGTCCAATGCCGCAATTGCTGGCAATAGCTGAATATGTAGATAAACTGTATGCCATTTGCATGGTATGCGGAAGACCAGCCACTCGTACCCAACGGCTGGTAAATGGTAAACCTGCAGATTACAATGATCCCATTATACTTGTTGGGGCTAAGGAAAGCTATGAGGCAAGATGCAGACAACATCATCAGGTTGCAAATAAACCGGTTAAAAGAATATATTAA
- the rpmE gene encoding 50S ribosomal protein L31 has protein sequence MKKEIHPKYGKSKVICACGNTFETQSTKEEIRVEVCSACHPFFTGKQKIFDSAGRVEKFNRRYNIEQESDEISEEQDKNDK, from the coding sequence ATGAAAAAAGAAATTCATCCAAAATATGGTAAATCCAAAGTAATCTGTGCTTGTGGAAATACCTTTGAAACACAATCAACAAAAGAAGAAATTCGCGTTGAAGTCTGTTCTGCCTGTCATCCATTCTTTACCGGCAAACAAAAAATATTTGATTCTGCCGGCAGAGTAGAAAAATTCAATAGAAGATATAATATTGAACAGGAATCAGATGAAATAAGTGAAGAGCAGGACAAAAACGACAAATAA
- the rho gene encoding transcription termination factor Rho, with amino-acid sequence MELNELKELKISELCKIANEYDINNCARMKKTDLIFNILKAQTEKKGYMFSEGILDIMKEGFGFLRTGGYLPSTNDIYISPSQIKRFNLSNGDVVSGQVRYPKEGERYFALLKIEAVNHEDPELSKDRIDFENLTPLFPTEKFTLETKPYELSTRVIDLFSPIGKGQRGLIVSPPKAGKTILLEKIANGITANHPETTLIILLIDERPEEVTGMKRSVNNAEVVSSTFDQPINHHIKVAEIVLERAKRLVELKHDVVILLDSITRLARAYNLNIPTSGKTLSGGLDSTALYYPKRFFGAARNIEEGGSLTILATALVETGSRMDDVIFEEFKGTGNMELRLDREISDSRIFPAIDIKRSGTRREELLLDAESLSKAWLMRRALSNQSTTDAINLLLNKLKKTKSNTDFLNTIRDENNNR; translated from the coding sequence TTGGAATTAAATGAATTAAAAGAATTGAAAATTAGTGAATTATGCAAAATTGCCAATGAATATGATATTAATAATTGTGCTCGTATGAAGAAAACTGACTTAATTTTTAATATCCTAAAGGCACAAACTGAGAAAAAAGGATATATGTTTTCTGAGGGAATACTTGATATCATGAAAGAGGGGTTTGGTTTTCTTCGTACAGGTGGTTATTTGCCCAGTACTAATGATATCTATATTTCACCATCACAGATTAAACGTTTTAATTTAAGTAACGGAGATGTGGTATCCGGACAGGTTCGCTATCCAAAAGAGGGGGAGCGATATTTTGCATTATTAAAGATTGAAGCTGTAAACCATGAAGATCCGGAATTGTCCAAGGACAGGATTGATTTTGAAAACCTGACTCCTCTTTTCCCAACCGAGAAATTCACATTAGAAACCAAGCCATATGAATTATCTACACGGGTAATTGACCTATTCTCTCCAATAGGAAAAGGACAAAGAGGATTGATTGTATCTCCTCCAAAAGCCGGTAAGACTATCTTATTAGAAAAAATTGCTAATGGAATTACAGCAAATCATCCTGAAACCACTTTGATAATATTATTAATTGATGAAAGGCCTGAGGAAGTTACCGGAATGAAGCGTTCTGTTAACAATGCTGAAGTTGTCAGTTCTACTTTTGACCAGCCAATAAACCATCATATCAAAGTTGCAGAAATAGTCTTGGAAAGAGCAAAAAGACTTGTAGAGCTTAAACATGATGTAGTGATTCTACTTGATAGTATAACCAGGCTTGCACGGGCTTATAATTTAAATATTCCTACCAGCGGAAAGACATTATCCGGGGGACTTGATTCTACTGCACTATACTATCCCAAACGCTTCTTCGGTGCTGCGAGGAATATTGAGGAAGGTGGCAGTTTGACAATACTGGCAACTGCATTGGTAGAGACTGGTAGCCGCATGGATGATGTTATTTTTGAAGAATTTAAGGGAACTGGTAATATGGAATTACGTTTAGACCGGGAGATATCAGATAGTAGAATTTTCCCGGCAATTGATATTAAGCGTTCAGGCACCAGAAGGGAAGAACTGTTATTGGATGCCGAGAGTCTGAGCAAAGCATGGCTAATGAGGAGAGCCTTATCTAATCAAAGTACTACTGATGCAATTAACCTGCTTTTGAATAAATTAAAAAAGACAAAGAGTAATACTGATTTTCTTAATACTATAAGAGACGAAAATAACAATAGATAG
- a CDS encoding NTP transferase domain-containing protein, with protein MEVLVLAGGKSDGSIGNHQELHNKALLMINGTPMIEYVVDALNHAQKIDNIVVVGPQSELIPYIEKKVNKIIESTDSIVENVINGINYLNNEQIMIMTSDVPLITGKMIDDFIAKCQEQEAFLYYPFISKETILEKYPKTVRSYATLKEGVFCGGNLAVLSTKLFDQNKSLLNELYENRKDVKKYITLLGMKFIAKYLLKCLSIKEIEDRAAEIVGYPVKGIMVNDPEMMIDLDKLTDYELILQILDESKK; from the coding sequence ATGGAAGTTTTAGTACTGGCAGGAGGAAAAAGCGACGGCTCGATAGGGAATCACCAGGAATTACATAACAAGGCATTATTGATGATTAACGGTACGCCAATGATTGAATATGTCGTGGATGCATTAAACCATGCACAGAAAATAGACAATATAGTTGTTGTAGGCCCGCAGAGCGAGCTTATACCTTATATTGAAAAAAAAGTAAATAAAATAATTGAATCAACCGATTCCATTGTTGAAAATGTAATAAATGGTATTAATTATTTAAATAATGAACAGATAATGATTATGACCTCTGATGTGCCCTTGATTACCGGAAAAATGATTGATGATTTTATTGCAAAATGCCAGGAACAGGAAGCATTTTTATACTATCCTTTTATATCAAAGGAAACTATTTTAGAAAAGTATCCGAAAACTGTTAGATCTTATGCCACTTTAAAAGAAGGTGTTTTTTGTGGAGGAAATTTAGCCGTTTTGTCTACTAAACTGTTTGATCAAAATAAGTCTTTACTTAATGAATTGTATGAAAATCGAAAAGACGTTAAAAAATATATTACTTTATTAGGAATGAAATTCATTGCAAAGTATTTGCTGAAATGTCTTTCTATAAAAGAAATTGAAGACAGGGCAGCTGAAATAGTAGGATATCCGGTTAAAGGTATTATGGTTAATGATCCGGAAATGATGATTGACCTGGATAAACTGACTGATTATGAGTTAATTCTTCAAATACTTGACGAGTCAAAAAAATAA
- a CDS encoding CTP synthase → MTKYIFITGGVVSSIGKGITAASIGRILKSRGLRVSIQKHDPYLNVDAGTMSPFQHGEAFVTEDGAETDLDLGHYERFININLSRNNSVTTGKVYNSVISKERHGDYLGKTVQIIPHITDEIKDNIKSLNKSKDKPLDVIIVEIGGTVGDIESLPFLEAIRQFRNDIGKENVLYAHVSFFPYLKAAREIKSKPTQHSIKELRGIGIQPDLLICRSQSRLTETVKDKISLFCDIPRDGIIEIGDVDSIYEVPIVLEEQKLGDLLVKKLNLPSKKPDLQKWRDMVKRLYHPERQTTIAVIGKYIRLKDAYMSINEALVHSGIHHNCKINIKKIDADFLLKQGVRDLLRGVNGILIPGGFGIRGIEGKIQAVKYARTNNIPFMGICLGMQCALIEIARNKIGLHEANSTEFNTETPYPILDLMEKQKKINDKGGTMRLGNYDCNLIKGTKAYHIYKKELIQERHRHRYEFNNDFLEKFKQSDIIFSGINLENNLVEIFELKNHPWFIGMQFHPEFKSRPNYPHPMFVSFIGEAIKNTN, encoded by the coding sequence ATGACAAAATATATTTTTATAACCGGTGGTGTTGTTTCATCGATTGGTAAAGGCATTACAGCTGCTTCTATAGGCAGGATTTTAAAGAGCAGAGGTTTAAGAGTGTCTATTCAAAAACATGATCCCTACCTTAATGTTGATGCCGGTACTATGAGTCCGTTTCAGCATGGAGAAGCCTTTGTTACAGAAGATGGAGCTGAAACTGATTTAGATTTAGGGCATTATGAGAGGTTTATTAATATTAATTTAAGCCGTAATAACAGTGTCACCACAGGCAAGGTATATAATTCGGTTATTTCAAAAGAAAGACATGGAGATTATTTAGGCAAGACAGTTCAAATTATCCCCCATATTACTGATGAAATTAAGGACAACATCAAGAGCCTAAACAAATCCAAGGATAAACCTTTAGATGTAATCATTGTAGAAATAGGAGGCACTGTTGGTGATATTGAAAGTTTACCTTTTTTGGAGGCAATCAGGCAATTTAGAAATGATATAGGTAAAGAAAATGTCTTATATGCACATGTCTCATTTTTTCCGTATTTAAAAGCAGCGAGGGAGATTAAGTCGAAACCCACTCAACATAGTATAAAAGAGCTCCGGGGGATAGGTATACAACCGGATTTATTGATTTGCCGTTCTCAGTCAAGGCTGACAGAAACAGTAAAAGACAAGATATCTTTATTTTGTGATATACCGAGGGATGGAATTATCGAAATTGGTGATGTGGATTCTATATATGAAGTCCCTATTGTATTGGAAGAGCAAAAATTAGGCGATTTATTAGTCAAGAAATTAAATTTGCCTTCAAAAAAACCTGACCTGCAAAAATGGAGAGATATGGTTAAGCGGTTGTACCATCCGGAAAGACAAACAACTATTGCAGTTATTGGAAAGTATATTCGTTTAAAGGATGCTTATATGAGTATCAATGAAGCTCTTGTCCATTCAGGTATCCACCATAATTGTAAAATAAATATAAAAAAAATAGATGCAGATTTCTTATTGAAACAAGGTGTCAGGGATTTATTAAGAGGAGTTAATGGTATACTTATCCCTGGTGGTTTTGGAATTCGGGGAATAGAAGGAAAAATACAGGCAGTTAAGTATGCCCGTACTAATAACATACCATTCATGGGTATATGTCTTGGTATGCAATGTGCTCTAATAGAAATTGCCCGCAATAAAATAGGCTTGCATGAAGCTAATAGCACTGAATTTAATACTGAAACACCTTATCCTATTTTAGATTTAATGGAAAAACAGAAAAAGATAAATGATAAAGGCGGAACTATGCGGTTAGGAAATTATGATTGTAATTTAATTAAAGGCACAAAGGCCTATCATATCTACAAGAAAGAGTTAATTCAGGAGAGACACAGACATCGCTATGAATTCAACAATGACTTTTTGGAAAAATTCAAACAAAGTGATATAATATTCAGTGGAATTAATTTAGAAAATAATTTGGTCGAGATTTTTGAATTAAAAAACCATCCCTGGTTTATTGGAATGCAATTTCACCCTGAATTTAAATCCAGGCCGAATTATCCTCATCCAATGTTTGTAAGTTTTATCGGGGAAGCAATTAAAAATACTAATTAA
- a CDS encoding MBL fold metallo-hydrolase has product MKIRWLGQSCFLISNERGINILTDPFDETLGYHMTKEKINIITISHEHYDHNNTMGIKGKPVVLKGPVNRETHKIKFKGILSYHDSVYGKHRGINTIFLIKTDNMILCHLGDLGHVLEKEQLEQIDDVDILFVPVGGYFTINSLKAEQVISQIKPKIVIPMHYKTEAIKWSIDPLSVFLNDKQDINIIGENCFDIDSTTLPGKTTIFVLNY; this is encoded by the coding sequence ATGAAAATAAGATGGTTAGGACAATCATGTTTTTTAATATCAAATGAAAGAGGCATAAATATTTTAACCGATCCTTTTGATGAAACATTAGGATATCATATGACAAAAGAAAAAATTAACATAATCACCATTAGCCACGAACATTATGATCATAATAACACTATGGGTATTAAAGGAAAACCGGTTGTATTAAAAGGCCCGGTAAACCGTGAAACACATAAGATAAAATTTAAAGGAATATTATCTTATCATGACAGTGTCTATGGGAAGCATAGAGGAATTAATACTATTTTTCTGATTAAAACTGATAATATGATATTATGCCATTTAGGAGATTTGGGTCATGTATTAGAGAAAGAACAATTAGAGCAGATAGATGATGTAGATATTTTATTCGTACCGGTAGGAGGATACTTTACAATTAATAGCCTTAAAGCAGAACAGGTAATCAGCCAGATTAAACCAAAAATTGTTATTCCAATGCATTACAAGACTGAGGCAATTAAGTGGTCAATTGATCCGTTATCCGTATTCCTGAATGATAAACAGGATATCAATATAATTGGCGAAAACTGTTTTGATATCGACTCAACAACTCTTCCCGGGAAAACAACTATATTCGTTTTAAATTATTAA
- a CDS encoding HTH domain-containing protein, translated as MYKKSIADLAYDILERNNRPMHYRKITEELEKIKEIKAEKPHHDVNASIGADQRFIRYQRGIWGLVRWKYKEAHLSYTLTSYCLLTGTVFLTSYLKPYFSWSRNDSNIEIIFVDTDGEEITASVNYRKKYITGLKGWYQKKKLDVNDRLLMGLIDDSKKKYFIIAEKEILPETERDISDTIYGILKEEEKPLSYARIYSAIIKQEPDSRGLFVDYIKNTLRKDLRYTEISEDCWGLTEWLNTTEKLFQNLLHTNTIKDFHISLKKTFEFFGYKVDYIKNNRQDLLIVKAELDFKTYYLLITGLPAHYNADMIKNIDWPEMKRVRETYNINTVILFLKKIQDKNLIDRASEENVQLYEFTLLKKIMKEHQRIPFSLFELQVAFSPLQNPENNYGKLMEIRNRQWYYWNLIKDVVRILQISKNQNTYLDFKMLMKKITELNKYDSMDNYEILIKKIVNILNQEPFAFIELSESENMIISYQSSMINKRINSLFQFFLNEEENNYLINGDNHR; from the coding sequence TTGTACAAAAAATCAATTGCTGATTTGGCATATGACATCCTGGAGAGAAATAATAGGCCAATGCATTATCGGAAGATAACTGAAGAGCTGGAAAAGATTAAAGAGATTAAAGCAGAAAAACCACATCATGATGTTAATGCCTCAATAGGTGCAGACCAAAGGTTTATCAGGTATCAACGGGGAATATGGGGTTTGGTTAGATGGAAATACAAAGAAGCCCATCTTTCCTATACGCTAACTTCATACTGCCTGCTTACCGGTACTGTCTTTCTGACAAGTTATTTAAAGCCATATTTCAGCTGGAGTCGTAATGACAGCAATATTGAAATAATCTTTGTAGATACTGATGGTGAAGAAATTACTGCATCAGTAAATTATCGAAAAAAATATATTACAGGGTTAAAGGGTTGGTATCAGAAGAAAAAATTAGACGTTAATGATCGTCTTTTAATGGGCTTAATTGATGATAGTAAGAAAAAATATTTCATTATTGCTGAAAAAGAAATTCTTCCGGAAACTGAAAGAGATATTAGTGATACCATTTATGGGATTTTAAAAGAAGAAGAAAAACCGCTCAGCTATGCCCGGATTTACTCTGCCATTATTAAACAAGAGCCGGATAGTAGGGGTTTATTTGTAGATTATATCAAAAATACTCTGAGAAAAGATTTACGTTATACAGAAATATCAGAAGACTGCTGGGGATTAACAGAATGGTTAAATACAACTGAAAAACTATTTCAAAATCTTTTACATACCAATACTATTAAGGATTTCCATATTTCCCTTAAAAAAACTTTTGAGTTTTTTGGATATAAAGTTGATTATATAAAAAACAACCGACAGGATTTACTGATTGTAAAGGCTGAATTAGACTTTAAGACATATTATTTACTTATTACAGGATTACCTGCTCATTACAATGCTGATATGATTAAAAATATAGATTGGCCTGAGATGAAGAGAGTAAGAGAGACTTATAACATAAATACAGTTATTTTGTTTTTAAAAAAAATTCAAGATAAAAACTTGATAGATCGGGCCAGTGAAGAAAATGTTCAACTGTATGAGTTTACTCTTTTAAAAAAAATAATGAAAGAGCATCAAAGAATTCCCTTTTCACTTTTTGAATTGCAGGTTGCCTTTAGCCCGCTGCAAAATCCCGAAAATAATTATGGTAAATTAATGGAAATACGCAATAGGCAATGGTATTATTGGAATTTGATAAAAGATGTAGTTAGAATATTGCAGATTTCTAAAAATCAGAATACTTATTTAGATTTCAAAATGCTTATGAAAAAAATAACTGAATTGAACAAATATGATAGTATGGATAATTATGAAATACTCATCAAGAAAATTGTCAATATATTAAACCAGGAGCCATTTGCATTTATTGAACTATCAGAGTCTGAGAATATGATAATTTCTTATCAGAGCTCTATGATAAACAAAAGAATTAATTCCCTTTTTCAATTTTTTCTCAATGAAGAAGAAAATAATTATTTAATAAATGGAGATAATCACCGGTGA